A window of Dyella terrae contains these coding sequences:
- a CDS encoding isoaspartyl peptidase/L-asparaginase family protein, whose product MARVDQGKLQLHGEQPVVLAIHGGAGVEKAGMTPQSEAQARAALELALRRGYEQLRQGRPAMDAVTAAITSLEDDPLFNAGRGAVFTHDGRNELDASVMDGATLAAGAVAGVHRVKNPVLLARAVMEHSSHVMLMGDGAEQFASEQGVSLVDPTYFRTERRWQELQQALKQENKQASALKEGLRHFGTVGAVARDDQGRLAAGTSTGGMTNKRYGRVGDSPVIGAGTYADVNCAVSGTGWGEYYLRVSAARDICMRMGREGASASEAGRAVINEEIPGMGGDGGAIVLGRDGEVALPFNTEGMYRGWVGADGVPHVAIYREDPLVLPAPSH is encoded by the coding sequence GTGGCCCGGGTGGATCAGGGCAAGCTGCAATTGCATGGCGAGCAGCCCGTTGTGCTGGCGATTCATGGCGGCGCCGGCGTGGAAAAAGCGGGCATGACGCCGCAGAGCGAAGCGCAGGCGCGCGCAGCGCTGGAGCTCGCACTGCGTCGCGGGTATGAGCAGTTGCGGCAGGGGCGTCCGGCGATGGATGCCGTGACGGCCGCGATCACGTCGCTGGAAGACGATCCGCTTTTCAACGCGGGGCGTGGCGCCGTTTTCACGCACGATGGGCGCAACGAACTCGATGCCTCGGTGATGGATGGTGCGACGCTCGCTGCGGGGGCCGTGGCCGGCGTCCATCGCGTGAAGAATCCCGTGTTGCTGGCGCGTGCCGTCATGGAGCATTCCTCGCACGTGATGCTGATGGGTGATGGTGCGGAGCAGTTTGCGAGCGAGCAGGGCGTGTCGCTGGTCGATCCCACGTACTTCCGCACCGAGCGACGCTGGCAGGAATTGCAGCAGGCACTCAAGCAGGAGAACAAGCAGGCGAGCGCGCTGAAGGAAGGCCTGCGCCACTTCGGCACGGTAGGTGCCGTGGCGCGCGACGACCAGGGGCGACTGGCCGCCGGTACCTCGACCGGTGGCATGACCAACAAGCGCTACGGCCGCGTCGGTGATTCGCCGGTCATCGGCGCCGGCACCTATGCGGACGTCAACTGTGCGGTGTCGGGGACGGGTTGGGGTGAGTATTACCTTCGGGTGTCCGCCGCGCGCGATATCTGCATGCGCATGGGGCGCGAAGGAGCATCAGCGTCGGAGGCGGGCAGGGCAGTGATCAACGAGGAGATCCCCGGCATGGGCGGCGACGGCGGGGCCATTGTGCTCGGTCGCGATGGCGAGGTGGCGTTGCCGTTCAATACCGAGGGCATGTACCGCGGCTGGGTGGGTGCCGACGGCGTGCCGCATGTGGCGATCTATCGTGAGGATCCGCTCGTGCTGCCTGCGCCTTCGCATTAA